A region of Toxorhynchites rutilus septentrionalis strain SRP chromosome 1, ASM2978413v1, whole genome shotgun sequence DNA encodes the following proteins:
- the LOC129768637 gene encoding 39S ribosomal protein L22, mitochondrial produces MSSLLRGIGRLVICGSQRLPVSSVPINQLHTTSALAKQWNSHNAGTPQRWLKYNKVIYPPQVPGEEPRPAFVCHQKTNIKYSPKKMWYIASFVRGMTVDEALKQLSFIDKKGATAVKETILEAIDMAVKRHNVEFRTNLWVAESFCGKGRVFKGYRRHGRGRAGEVEYKHCHYFVRLEEGSPPENYYPGREPKSGEQMLDEWIESMRKRKVINSL; encoded by the coding sequence ATGTCGAGTTTATTGCGAGGTATTGGAAGGCTTGTAATTTGCGGCAGCCAGCGACTGCCCGTATCCAGTGTCCCCATCAACCAACTTCACACGACCAGCGCATTGGCAAAGCAGTGGAACAGTCATAACGCCGGAACACCGCAACGATGGTTGAAATACAACAAAGTCATCTATCCACCACAGGTACCGGGAGAGGAACCGAGACCGGCTTTTGTGTGTCACCAGAAAACCAACATAAAGTACAGCCCTAAGAAAATGTGGTACATAGCTTCGTTTGTGCGCGGGATGACCGTCGATGAGGCCCTGAAGCAGCTTTCGTTTATCGATAAGAAAGGCGCCACGGCGGTGAAGGAAACGATTCTGGAAGCGATTGATATGGCCGTGAAACGGCACAATGTTGAGTTCCGCACGAATTTGTGGGTCGCGGAGTCGTTCTGCGGGAAAGGCCGCGTGTTCAAGGGATACCGTCGCCACGGTCGCGGAAGGGCGGGCGAGGTTGAGTACAAGCATTGTCATTATTTTGTTCGGCTGGAGGAGGGTTCACCACCGGAGAATTACTATCCGGGCAGGGAGCCGAAAAGTGGCGAGCAGATGCTGGACGAATGGATTGAGTCGATGCGCAAGCGGAAGGTTATTAATTCGTTGTAG
- the LOC129761540 gene encoding uncharacterized protein K02A2.6-like, whose translation MASGGGEPAGEAVQDMQTAILQITQLLQRFAVPRQPNPEHTLEALSSNISEFSFNPENGVTFKKWFARYTDLFESDAQHLDDAAKVRLLLRKMDTASHSRYLNYILPRLPKDVTFKDTVETLIKIFGEQTSLFRRRFQCLQLAKSEGDDIITYGGKVNRACEDFDFVNLTIDQFKCLVFVTGLKASKHADIRTRLLTRMENERPDAPVTLQTLIDEFQQLVNLKADTSLIEHPASSKAAATPCWQCGQMHFVKDCTYSSHLCKSCNRVGHKEGYCGCFTKTSNAPAGDNSNQKGKKNQKKKTKYHANIVHTVNHTGNLTRFVTTMMNGRQATLQLDSDLEEDPLPLLGEFTCLVGVNDVIKPGLCRVTSVKGLNLFGSEWMDLFEMWTKPLSSFINQVNQSNSNSFSGKHFLMRFPEVFQDTLGHCQKAQISLHLKPDARPIFRPKRPVPYNAIPLVETELNRLQQLGIISPVDYSDWAAPIVAVRKPGGKVRICADYSTGLNSMLEAHNFPLPTPDDIFSKLAGSKAFSIIDLSDAYLQVEVDDASKRLLTINTHRGLFNFNRLAPGVKSAPGAFQQLMHTMIAGISGVEVVWYTIVVRPV comes from the exons ATGGCAAGCGGAGGAGGAGAACCAGCCGGAGAAGCGGTCCAGGACATGCAAACGGCGATTTTGCAAATCACCCAACTTTTGCAGCGGTTTGCAGTTCCCAGGCAGCCAAATCCGGAACACACGTTGGAAGCCCTTTCTTCCAACATCAGCGAGTTTTCTTTCAACCCAGAAAATGGCGTCACATTCAAGAAATGGTTCGCACGCTATACCGACCTTTTCGAGAGCGACGCGCAGCATTTGGATGATGCAGCCAAGGTCCGGCTGTTGCTGCGAAAAATGGACACCGCTTCCCACAGTCGGTATTTGAATTACATCCTTCCTAGGCTCCCTAAGGATGTTACGTTCAAGGACACCGTGGAAACGTTAATCAAAATTTTCGGAGAACAAACCTCACTTTTCCGACGCCGGTTCCAATGTCTCCAACTGGCGAAAAGTGAAGGAGACGACATCATAACCTACGGCGGAAAGGTAAACCGAGCGTGTGAAGATTTCGATTTTGTGAACCTAACAATCGACCAGTTCAAATGTCTGGTTTTCGTGACCGGACTGAAGGCATCCAAGCACGCTGATATTCGGACGAGATTGCTCACCCGGATGGAAAACGAGAGACCGGACGCACCAGTGACTCTTCAAACTCTCATCGACGAGTTCCAGCAGCTCGTTAATCTGAAAGCAGACACCAGCTTGATTGAGCATCCAGCCAGCTCGAAAGCAGCAGCA ACGCCGTGCTGGCAATGCGGCCAGATGCACTTCGTGAAGGATTGCACATACAGCAGCCATCTGTGCAAATCTTGCAACCGTGTGGGACACAAGGAAGGGTACTGCGGATGCTTCACCAAGACTTCAAACGCGCCTGCTGGGGATAATTCCAACCAAAAGGGTAAGAAGAACCAGAAGAAGAAGACCAAGTACCATGCCAACATCGTTCACACTGTAAACCACACCGGTAATCTCACCCGTTTCGTCACGACAATGATGAACGGACGTCAAGCCACACTGCAACTCGACAGTGACCTGGAGGAAG ATCCTCTGCCGCTGCTGGGGGAATTCACCTGTCTCGTAGGAGTCAACGACGTCATCAAGCCTGGACTATGCCGAGTAACGTCAGTCAAGGGACTCAACCTGTTCGGCTCGGAATGGATGGACCTCTTCGAGATGTGGACGAAACCATTGTCATCGTTCATTAATCAAGTGAATCAATCCAATTCAAATTCCTTTTCTGGAAAGCATTTCCTCATGCGGTTTCCCGAAGTTTTTCAGGACACTCTTGGGCATTGCCAGAAAGCTCAAATCAGTCTTCACCTGAAGCCAGATGCCAGACCGATTTTTCGACCCAAACGCCCGGTTCCATACAACGCCATTCCCTTGGTCGAAACCGAGCTCAATCGTCTGCAGCAGTTGGGCATTATCTCACCAGTAGATTACTCTGACTGGGCAGCTCCTATCGTGGCAGTTCGGAAGCCGGGTGGCAAGGTTCGAATTTGTGCCGACTACTCAACTGGGCTGAACTCGATGCTGGAGGCGCACAATTTTCCGCTTCCCACACCGGACGACATCTTCTCGAAGTTGGCTGGAAGCAAAGCGTTTAGCATAATCGATCTGTCGGACGCTTACCTACAGGTTGAAGTCGACGATGCATCGAAGCGACTCCTCACCATCAACACCCACCGGGGCCTATTCAACTTCAACAGGCTGGCTCCTGGTGTAAAGTCAGCACCCGGTGCTTTCCAACAGCTTATGCACACCATGATTGCTGGGATTTCCGGTGTTGAGGTTGTGTGGTACACAATAGTAGTACGACCGGTTTGA
- the LOC129761542 gene encoding uncharacterized protein K02A2.6-like, with protein MCEVFLDDFIIFSKNEEQHYQTLCTLFSCLQEYGFHLKLEKCHFYQREIKYLGHIVDANGLRPDPEKTAAISTMPRPTDISTLRSFLGAVNFYGKFIREMHQLRRPLDQLLKKDAKFVWSAECQQAFTDIKQVLQSDLLLTHYDPALEIIVAGDASNTGIGAVIMHRFPDGRIKAVAHASKTLSSAEQNYGQIEKEALALVFAVTKFHRMLLGRRFKLQTDHQPLVKVFGSKKGVPIHTANRLKRWALTLLGYDFDIEFVSTNNFGYADVLSRLISSHERPEEEFVVASVNIEPDQQCILDSTIEHLPVTFDMVQKATSADPMLQRLIQYINSGWPKNGKSIQNVVLQTFFHRRESLYVVQGCVMMMERLVIPECFRKKLLKQLHRGHPGIERVKAIARSIIYWPKIDDDITEYIRSCTSCANAKKSPQQAEPHPWQTAEGPWERIHLDYAGPIDGFSYLVIVDSFSKWPEMFQTKSTTASSTIGFLTESFARFGVPKVIVSDNGTQFTGFEFRSFCEKLGIIHFRTAPFHPQSNGQAERFVDTLKRSLRKIQEGEGLRASAALQTFLQVYRATPSNLLEGKSPSEVLNGRKMRTTLDLLKPSNILPQPPVVAKPCQARKLAAGSLVFAKVHKNNTTWKWQSGVIIEAIGNVHYNVLLDAPSGRKRLIRSHIDQLRNNDTGKQEKTEIELPLSILLGDFGMTTNAEFPDENSSFVSAQEFPYLPDDPELPDDPELPDDEPEPIQPGPFSAVHGSTLARSKP; from the exons ATGTGTG AGGTGTTCCTGGATGACTTCATCATCTTCAGCAAAAACGAGGAGCAACACTATCAGACGTTGTGCACCCTGTTCAGTTGCCTCCAAGAATATGGGTTCCATCTGAAGCTGGAAAAGTGTCATTTCTATCAGCGGGAAATCAAATATCTGGGGCACATCGTCGACGCAAATGGCCTACGCCCGGATCCGGAGAAAACAGCAGCAATTTCCACGATGCCACGTCCAACCGATATTTCCACACTGCGATCGTTCTTGGGCGCAGTGAATTTTTACGGAAAATTCATCCGTGAAATGCATCAACTCCGAAGACCGCTGGATCAACTTCTAAAAAAAGATGCAAAATTCGTTTGGAGTGCCGAATGCCAACAAGCCTTCACCGACATCAAGCAAGTTCTTCAGTCGGACCTATTACTTACCCACTATGACCCAGCGTTGGAGATCATCGTGGCGGGTGATGCATCCAACACCGGCATTGGAGCGGTCATCATGCATCGTTTCCCGGACGGTCGTATCAAGGCAGTCGCTCATGCGTCCAAGACTCtgtcgtcggctgaacaaaacTACGGACAAATCGAAAAGGAGGCGCTCGCTCTGGTCTTTGCTGTCACCAAGTTCCACCGCATGCTGTTGGGACGAAGGTTCAAGCTACAGACTGACCACCAGCCACTGGTGAAAGTCTTTGGATCGAAGAAAGGAGTTCCCATCCACACGGCAAATCGGTTGAAGCGTTGGGCACTTACACTGCTTGGGTACGATTTCGATATCGAGTTCGTATCTACCAACAATTTCGGCTATGCGGATGTACTATCGAGGCTCATCAGCAGCCACGAGCGACCAGAGGAAGAATTTGTGGTGGCAAGTGTCAACATCGAGCCCGATCAGCAGTGCATTCTGGACAGCACCATCGAACACCTACCAGTCACATTCGATATGGTGCAGAAAGCTACGTCAGCAGACCCAATGTTGCAGCGACTCATCCAGTACATCAACTCCGGCTGGCCCAAGAACGGAAAATCGATTCAGAATGTAGTATTGCAGACGTTTTTCCATCGGCGTGAATCATTATACGTTGTACAAGGTTGCGTGATGATGATGGAACGGTTGGTGATTCCGGAGTGTTTCCGGAAGAAACTATTGAAGCAGCTACATCGAGGTCATCCCGGAATCGAACGAGTCAAAGCCATCGCTCGGAGCATCATCTACTGGCCGAAGATCGATGACGACATCACTGAGTACATTCGAAGCTGTACCAGCTGTGCGAATGCAAAAAAATCTCCACAACAAGCAGAGCCACATCCGTGGCAGACCGCAGAAGGTCCATGGGAACGTATTCATTTGGACTATGCCGGACCGATCGACGGGTTCAGCTATCTGGTCATCGTCGATTCCTTTTCCAAGTGGCCAGAGATGTTCCAGACGAAATCAACGACAGCTTCTTCGACGATCGGGTTCCTCACTGAGAGCTTTGCCAGATTTGGCGTACCGAAGGTAATTGTTTCTGATAATGGAACCCAGTTCACTGGATTCGAATTTCGTTCCTTCTGCGAAAAGCTGGGCATCATCCATTTCCGCACCGCACCGTTCCACCCCCAATCGAATGGTCAAGCGGAAAGATTCGTCGACACGCTTAAGAGGTCACTGCGCAAAATCCAAGAGGGGGAAGGATTACGAGCATCTGCAGCACTACAAACCTTTCTGCAGGTGTATCGAGCAACTCCGTCCAATCTGCTCGAGGGCAAATCCCCTTCGGAAGTGCTGAACGGCAGAAAAATGCGGACAACATTGGATTTGCTGAAGCCTTCGAACATACTTCCACAACCACCGGTAGTAGCCAAGCCTTGCCAAGCACGGAAACTTGCAGCCGGATCACTGGTATTCGCGAAGGtgcacaaaaacaacaccacctGGAAGTGGCAATCTGGAGTCATCATTGAGGCGATTGGGAATGTACATTACAATGTACTTCTTGATGCACCATCCGGACGGAAGCGGCTAATTCGTTCTCACATCGATCAACTTCGGAACAACGACActggaaaacaagaaaaaacagaaattgaacTACCGCTGAGCATTCTTTTGGGCGATTTCGGAATGACAACAAATGCGGAGTTTCCGGACGAAAATTCTTCTTTTGTTTCAGCACAAGAATTTCCTTACCTTCCGGACGATCCGGAACTTCCAGACGATCCTGAACTGCCGGACGATGAACCGGAGCCTATTCAACCTGGACCATTTTCTGCAGTACATGGTTCTACGCTGGCACGATCAAAGCCATAA